Part of the Synechococcus sp. HK01-R genome is shown below.
GTCACTTCAGTGACGCGGTCGAGACAGGCGTTCAGCAGAGCAGCCGCCTCGAAGCGGGTCATGGCGCGGTTGCCGCGGTAGGTGCCGTTGGGATAACCGGCGACGCAGCCGTAGCGCTCGATCAGGTTGGAGAGAGCCTGGTAAGCCCAGTCGGTCGGGTAGACGTCGGAGAACTGGGAGATGCTGGTGACCTGCTCGCCAGAAGCGGCGTAGTCAGACACACCGTTGATGTTCAGCTCAGCAGCAGACGCAGCCACAGGAGCCAGAAGGCCCAGGGCAGCAGGTGCCACCAGCAGTTGCTGGAAGAGTTTCATGGAGTTCCTCACACCAATTTGAGGGAAATGGAGCTCGCGGTAGCCGTACGCACAAAAATGCACGCCAGACCACGAACGAATCGAGCGTACAGAGGACATCTGATCGCCGGCCAGCTGGTCAGTGAAAAATCTGTCTACCAACAAAAAACCCCGGCCAAGGGCCGGGGCGCTGGTCAACTCCTCAATCGCGAAAGCTGACAAATCGATCTGAAGCAATCAGAACTTGAAGGTGGTTTTAACAAGGCCACCAAAGTTATTGAAAGTGGCATCGCCATCTTGATTCAGCAATCGGGTCCCCTCACCGAGGGGTCGGCTGAGATAGAAGAGAGCAGGAGTCACAGAAATGTTATCTGTAACCTGGAACATGTACCACCACTCAAAAGCATAGTTGCCGTCGGCCACGAAATCGCTTTCTGAATTGTCGCGGTAATCAATGGATGTAACAAAAGTCGGCTGACCGACGGCCATACCGGCAGCATTGCCTTTCAAGAAAACATCAGCCCATTGCAAACCAACATACCAAGATTGGGATGTTGCGCTTTTGATGGGCGTAGTATCGAGACCGTCTACGGAGTTCAAGCCCCAGCCTGTGCTGATGCTGGGAATCCAACCTGCAGTTTCCGGAGTCCACCAAGCACTGAGACCAACTGAATTGCTAACCCCTGCACCAGAAACAAGCACCGAGAAAGGCGTTGCATTGCCTCCGTAAACACCTGCACCGTTATCGCCGGATGCGTAGTTGTAAGCGGCAGCAAGACCCCAGGAATCCTTAGCATAGGCTAACTGGACGGTTCCATTGGAGGCCGCTGCATCAGTTGCGATACCTCCACCAACTCCCTTCTCTGAGCTTGATAGATTTCCGTTTGCTGAGACGTAGTTGGCACTGATACTAAAGCCATCCTTCTGCCACCAGACGCCGGCACCAGAACCTAACGTCAAGTTGTATGCCCCTGGGGCACCGGCATAGGTAAAGAAGTCGAGAATGGTATCAGAGGGATACGCACTCGGCCAGACCGCGAGCATGTCGTCTTGACGAACGCGCCCACCAGCCGTGACCGTAAAGTTTTCGCCGACAGGGAACTGATAGAACAGTCGATCAACACCCACACTGTTGGCACCACTGGGCTCTTCGAAGGCGACTTCCATCGCAGTCAGGCCAGTGCCAAAAACAGAATTACCAAAATTACCAGCACGCAGACGGGTCTTCAGCAAATCCTTACCCGTAAAGCTGGTCAAAAGCTCTAAGCGATAATCATAATTGAAAGTAAATGCGCCAAGATCTTGATTGTAAGTATCATTGGCTGATGACTCGCTACCACCAGCGGTGGACGCACCCATCACGAATGTGACCTGGCCCTTCAGCTTGGTGGTGGTGGAGAACTGGGTCGCTTCCAGCTCACCCACGCGG
Proteins encoded:
- a CDS encoding iron uptake porin, encoding MKLFQQLLVAPAALGLLAPVAASAAELNINGVSDYAASGEQVTSISQFSDVYPTDWAYQALSNLIERYGCVAGYPNGTYRGNRAMTRFEAAALLNACLDRVTEVTDELKRLMAEFEKELAILKGRVDSLEARVGELEATQFSTTTKLKGQVTFVMGASTAGGSESSANDTYNQDLGAFTFNYDYRLELLTSFTGKDLLKTRLRAGNFGNSVFGTGLTAMEVAFEEPSGANSVGVDRLFYQFPVGENFTVTAGGRVRQDDMLAVWPSAYPSDTILDFFTYAGAPGAYNLTLGSGAGVWWQKDGFSISANYVSANGNLSSSEKGVGGGIATDAAASNGTVQLAYAKDSWGLAAAYNYASGDNGAGVYGGNATPFSVLVSGAGVSNSVGLSAWWTPETAGWIPSISTGWGLNSVDGLDTTPIKSATSQSWYVGLQWADVFLKGNAAGMAVGQPTFVTSIDYRDNSESDFVADGNYAFEWWYMFQVTDNISVTPALFYLSRPLGEGTRLLNQDGDATFNNFGGLVKTTFKF